The Maniola jurtina chromosome 1, ilManJurt1.1, whole genome shotgun sequence genome has a window encoding:
- the LOC123865605 gene encoding WD repeat-containing protein 55 homolog isoform X1 has product MTLDFRDFDKDSSDDSSDDGSEIEDSEMEQEAFSNDSGEDVENENNEDIQNSSDDSEDEVVKAIKAEKNKPRDHPPSIKTEDFIVDICFHPAKNLIAIANIVGDVLLYEYTNDETVLLKTLELHLKACRDVEFDNDGITMFTTAKDKAVMGTDVETGKLKQCFENAHEDPVYKLFPLDCNKIISGDESGTVKLWDLRRQDPIFAMKIGEEYISDMITNEAQKYLVCTGGDGMLTSIDLKASKIFSRSEQYETELTCMGLFRSETKLLVGSSVGKFYLFNWKEFGFHSDEYVGQKHSIQCMIPITQNIVVSSGEDGILRAAHMFPQRQLGIVGQHSLPVDALDISHDGQYIASCSHDNDVKFWNISYFESIDSLIDVNHKQNKKKDLSNNLPSSNIKNASDFFSGLV; this is encoded by the exons ATGACGttagattttcgagattttgaTAAAGACTCTTCAGATGATAGTAGTGACGATGGCAGTGAAATTGAGGATTCTGAAATGGAGCAAGAAGCTTTTTCAAATG ATAGCGGAGAAGatgttgaaaatgaaaataatgaagaCATTCAAAACAGCTCTGATGATAGTGAAGATGAAGTTGTGAAAGCTATTAAAGCTGAGAAAAACAAGCCTCGGGACCATCCTCCAAGCATCAAAACTGAAGATTTTATTGTAGATATATGTTTCCATCCAGCAAAGAACTTAATAGCTATAGCAAATATAGTAGGAGATGTATTGCTTTATGAATATACTAATGATGAGACTGTTTTGCTCAAAACATTGGAATTACACCTAAAAGCCTGCAGAGATGTAGAATTTGACAATGATGGGATAACTATGTTTACTACAGCAAAG gATAAAGCAGTCATGGGTACAGATGTAGAGACAGGCAAACTGAAACAATGTTTTGAAAACGCACATGAAGATCCTGTGTACAAATTGTTTCCTCTAGActgcaataaaattatttcag GTGATGAAAGTGGTACAGTAAAATTGTGGGATCTCAGAAGACAAGACCCTATATTTGCTATGAAAATTGGTGAAGAATATATTTCTGACATGATTACAAATGAAGCCCAAAAATACCTTGTGTGTACTGGCGGTGATGGGATGCTTACATCAATAGACCTAAAAGCAAG caaAATATTTTCAAGGTCTGAACAATATGAAACGGAATTAACTTGTATGGGATTGTTTCGCTCTGAGACGAAATTGCTGGTTGGATCTTCGGTTGGCAAATTCTACTTATTTAATTGGAAGGAGTTCGGTTTCCACAGTGATGAGTATGTTGGACAAAAACATTCAATACAATGCATGATCCCTATAACACAAAATATTGTTGTATCATCTGGCGAAGATGGCATATTACGGGCAGCGCATATGTTTCCCCAGCGTCAACTCGGCATTGTTGGTCAACATAGTTTGCCAGTAGACGCCCTCGACATTAGCCATGACGGTCAATATATCGCGTCTTGTTCACATGACAATGATGTAaaattttggaatatttcatACTTCGAATCGATCGATTCACTTATTGATGTTAatcataaacaaaacaaaaagaagGATCTATCAAATAACTTACCATCGAGTAATATCAAAAATGcttcagattttttttcagGATTAGTATAA
- the LOC123865605 gene encoding WD repeat-containing protein 55 homolog isoform X2 — translation MTLDFRDFDKDSSDDSSDDGSEIEDSEMEQEAFSNGGEDVENENNEDIQNSSDDSEDEVVKAIKAEKNKPRDHPPSIKTEDFIVDICFHPAKNLIAIANIVGDVLLYEYTNDETVLLKTLELHLKACRDVEFDNDGITMFTTAKDKAVMGTDVETGKLKQCFENAHEDPVYKLFPLDCNKIISGDESGTVKLWDLRRQDPIFAMKIGEEYISDMITNEAQKYLVCTGGDGMLTSIDLKASKIFSRSEQYETELTCMGLFRSETKLLVGSSVGKFYLFNWKEFGFHSDEYVGQKHSIQCMIPITQNIVVSSGEDGILRAAHMFPQRQLGIVGQHSLPVDALDISHDGQYIASCSHDNDVKFWNISYFESIDSLIDVNHKQNKKKDLSNNLPSSNIKNASDFFSGLV, via the exons ATGACGttagattttcgagattttgaTAAAGACTCTTCAGATGATAGTAGTGACGATGGCAGTGAAATTGAGGATTCTGAAATGGAGCAAGAAGCTTTTTCAAATG GCGGAGAAGatgttgaaaatgaaaataatgaagaCATTCAAAACAGCTCTGATGATAGTGAAGATGAAGTTGTGAAAGCTATTAAAGCTGAGAAAAACAAGCCTCGGGACCATCCTCCAAGCATCAAAACTGAAGATTTTATTGTAGATATATGTTTCCATCCAGCAAAGAACTTAATAGCTATAGCAAATATAGTAGGAGATGTATTGCTTTATGAATATACTAATGATGAGACTGTTTTGCTCAAAACATTGGAATTACACCTAAAAGCCTGCAGAGATGTAGAATTTGACAATGATGGGATAACTATGTTTACTACAGCAAAG gATAAAGCAGTCATGGGTACAGATGTAGAGACAGGCAAACTGAAACAATGTTTTGAAAACGCACATGAAGATCCTGTGTACAAATTGTTTCCTCTAGActgcaataaaattatttcag GTGATGAAAGTGGTACAGTAAAATTGTGGGATCTCAGAAGACAAGACCCTATATTTGCTATGAAAATTGGTGAAGAATATATTTCTGACATGATTACAAATGAAGCCCAAAAATACCTTGTGTGTACTGGCGGTGATGGGATGCTTACATCAATAGACCTAAAAGCAAG caaAATATTTTCAAGGTCTGAACAATATGAAACGGAATTAACTTGTATGGGATTGTTTCGCTCTGAGACGAAATTGCTGGTTGGATCTTCGGTTGGCAAATTCTACTTATTTAATTGGAAGGAGTTCGGTTTCCACAGTGATGAGTATGTTGGACAAAAACATTCAATACAATGCATGATCCCTATAACACAAAATATTGTTGTATCATCTGGCGAAGATGGCATATTACGGGCAGCGCATATGTTTCCCCAGCGTCAACTCGGCATTGTTGGTCAACATAGTTTGCCAGTAGACGCCCTCGACATTAGCCATGACGGTCAATATATCGCGTCTTGTTCACATGACAATGATGTAaaattttggaatatttcatACTTCGAATCGATCGATTCACTTATTGATGTTAatcataaacaaaacaaaaagaagGATCTATCAAATAACTTACCATCGAGTAATATCAAAAATGcttcagattttttttcagGATTAGTATAA
- the LOC123865816 gene encoding GDP-fucose protein O-fucosyltransferase 1 isoform X2 — protein MSRFGNQADHFLGALAFSKAINRTLVLPPWVEYRYGEVKSIQVPFDTYFNIDTLHQYTHVITMKAFMENIAPVVWPPQNRISFCYTQRIGEIDNSCNAKSGNPFGPFWDTFGIDFVKSEFYGPLNYDAHNDKVMESWTQKYPSEQWPVLAFTGAPASFPVQVENVHLQKYLTWSSDILNRSRLFIKKNMSGGGFLGIHLRNGQDWVKACQHVPDSPKLFSAPQCVGYKNEKGKLTPSMCLPHRSEIIKQIKRALKKFKDIKYLFVASDSNHMIEDLQTSLMNLKITVLKQHPSNPHLDLAILGQANYFIGNCVSSFTAFVKRDRDTKGLPSEFWSFPDRKKFKHEEL, from the exons ATGA gtAGATTTGGAAATCAAGCTGATCATTTTTTAGGGGCATTGGCATTTAGTAAAGCAATCAACAGAACACTTGTTTTACCACCCTGGGTTGAATATAGATATGGAGAGGTGAAATCCATACAAGTTCCATTTGATAcctattttaatattgataCTTTACATCAGTACACTCATGTTATAACCATGAAGGCTTTTATGGAAAACATAGCCCCAGTGGTATGGCCACCGCAAAATAGAATCTCATTTTGCTACACACAGAGAATTGGTGAAATTGATAACAGTTGCAATGCGAAATCTGGTAATCCTTTTGGGCCATTTTGGGATACTTTTGGTATAGATTTTGTTAAATCTGAATTTTATGGGCCTTTAAACTATGATGCTCATAATGACAAAGTGATGGAATCTTGGACTCAGAAATATCCATCAGAACAATGGCCTGTGTTAGCTTTCACTG gtGCACCAGCAAGCTTTCCAGTTCAAGTTGAAAAtgtacatttacaaaaatacttAACTTGGAGTAGTGATATTCTGAACAGATCaagattatttattaagaaGAATATGAGTGGTGGTGGATTTCTAGGAATACATTTGAGGAATGGCCAAGACTGGGTAAAAGCATGTCAACATGTGCCAGACAGCCCTAAACTGTTTTCAGCACCACAATGTGTGggatataaaaatgaaaaaggaaAGTTAACGCCATCAATGTGCCTGCCCCATAGAAGTGAAATAATAAA gcaaatcaaAAGAGCTCTTAAAAAATTCAAGGATAttaagtatttgtttgttgCATCCGACTCAAACCACATGATTGAAGACTTGCAAACCTCTCTTATGAACTTGAAAATAACTGTACTGAAACAACATCCAAGCAATCCGCATCTAGACCTAGCTATTTTGGGACAAGCCAATTATTTTATTGGTAACTGTGTATCATCATTCACAGCGTTTGTAAAGCGTGATAGAGATACTAAAGGATTACCTTCAGAATTTTGGTCATTTCCTGATaggaaaaaatttaaacatGAAGAACTCTAA
- the LOC123865816 gene encoding GDP-fucose protein O-fucosyltransferase 1 isoform X1, giving the protein MFIKFLILALNLVSSLSYEMYGYVVYCPCMGRFGNQADHFLGALAFSKAINRTLVLPPWVEYRYGEVKSIQVPFDTYFNIDTLHQYTHVITMKAFMENIAPVVWPPQNRISFCYTQRIGEIDNSCNAKSGNPFGPFWDTFGIDFVKSEFYGPLNYDAHNDKVMESWTQKYPSEQWPVLAFTGAPASFPVQVENVHLQKYLTWSSDILNRSRLFIKKNMSGGGFLGIHLRNGQDWVKACQHVPDSPKLFSAPQCVGYKNEKGKLTPSMCLPHRSEIIKQIKRALKKFKDIKYLFVASDSNHMIEDLQTSLMNLKITVLKQHPSNPHLDLAILGQANYFIGNCVSSFTAFVKRDRDTKGLPSEFWSFPDRKKFKHEEL; this is encoded by the exons ATGTTTATTAAATTCTTAATCTTAGCATTGAATTTAGTAAGTAGTTTAAGTTATGAAATGTATGGATATGTTGTTTATTGTCCTTGCATGG gtAGATTTGGAAATCAAGCTGATCATTTTTTAGGGGCATTGGCATTTAGTAAAGCAATCAACAGAACACTTGTTTTACCACCCTGGGTTGAATATAGATATGGAGAGGTGAAATCCATACAAGTTCCATTTGATAcctattttaatattgataCTTTACATCAGTACACTCATGTTATAACCATGAAGGCTTTTATGGAAAACATAGCCCCAGTGGTATGGCCACCGCAAAATAGAATCTCATTTTGCTACACACAGAGAATTGGTGAAATTGATAACAGTTGCAATGCGAAATCTGGTAATCCTTTTGGGCCATTTTGGGATACTTTTGGTATAGATTTTGTTAAATCTGAATTTTATGGGCCTTTAAACTATGATGCTCATAATGACAAAGTGATGGAATCTTGGACTCAGAAATATCCATCAGAACAATGGCCTGTGTTAGCTTTCACTG gtGCACCAGCAAGCTTTCCAGTTCAAGTTGAAAAtgtacatttacaaaaatacttAACTTGGAGTAGTGATATTCTGAACAGATCaagattatttattaagaaGAATATGAGTGGTGGTGGATTTCTAGGAATACATTTGAGGAATGGCCAAGACTGGGTAAAAGCATGTCAACATGTGCCAGACAGCCCTAAACTGTTTTCAGCACCACAATGTGTGggatataaaaatgaaaaaggaaAGTTAACGCCATCAATGTGCCTGCCCCATAGAAGTGAAATAATAAA gcaaatcaaAAGAGCTCTTAAAAAATTCAAGGATAttaagtatttgtttgttgCATCCGACTCAAACCACATGATTGAAGACTTGCAAACCTCTCTTATGAACTTGAAAATAACTGTACTGAAACAACATCCAAGCAATCCGCATCTAGACCTAGCTATTTTGGGACAAGCCAATTATTTTATTGGTAACTGTGTATCATCATTCACAGCGTTTGTAAAGCGTGATAGAGATACTAAAGGATTACCTTCAGAATTTTGGTCATTTCCTGATaggaaaaaatttaaacatGAAGAACTCTAA
- the LOC123865816 gene encoding GDP-fucose protein O-fucosyltransferase 1 isoform X3, which translates to MFIKFLILALNLVSSLSYEMYGYVVYCPCMGRFGNQADHFLGALAFSKAINRTLVLPPWVEYRYGEVKSIQVPFDTYFNIDTLHQYTHVITMKAFMENIAPVVWPPQNRISFCYTQRIGEIDNSCNAKSGAPASFPVQVENVHLQKYLTWSSDILNRSRLFIKKNMSGGGFLGIHLRNGQDWVKACQHVPDSPKLFSAPQCVGYKNEKGKLTPSMCLPHRSEIIKQIKRALKKFKDIKYLFVASDSNHMIEDLQTSLMNLKITVLKQHPSNPHLDLAILGQANYFIGNCVSSFTAFVKRDRDTKGLPSEFWSFPDRKKFKHEEL; encoded by the exons ATGTTTATTAAATTCTTAATCTTAGCATTGAATTTAGTAAGTAGTTTAAGTTATGAAATGTATGGATATGTTGTTTATTGTCCTTGCATGG gtAGATTTGGAAATCAAGCTGATCATTTTTTAGGGGCATTGGCATTTAGTAAAGCAATCAACAGAACACTTGTTTTACCACCCTGGGTTGAATATAGATATGGAGAGGTGAAATCCATACAAGTTCCATTTGATAcctattttaatattgataCTTTACATCAGTACACTCATGTTATAACCATGAAGGCTTTTATGGAAAACATAGCCCCAGTGGTATGGCCACCGCAAAATAGAATCTCATTTTGCTACACACAGAGAATTGGTGAAATTGATAACAGTTGCAATGCGAAATCTG gtGCACCAGCAAGCTTTCCAGTTCAAGTTGAAAAtgtacatttacaaaaatacttAACTTGGAGTAGTGATATTCTGAACAGATCaagattatttattaagaaGAATATGAGTGGTGGTGGATTTCTAGGAATACATTTGAGGAATGGCCAAGACTGGGTAAAAGCATGTCAACATGTGCCAGACAGCCCTAAACTGTTTTCAGCACCACAATGTGTGggatataaaaatgaaaaaggaaAGTTAACGCCATCAATGTGCCTGCCCCATAGAAGTGAAATAATAAA gcaaatcaaAAGAGCTCTTAAAAAATTCAAGGATAttaagtatttgtttgttgCATCCGACTCAAACCACATGATTGAAGACTTGCAAACCTCTCTTATGAACTTGAAAATAACTGTACTGAAACAACATCCAAGCAATCCGCATCTAGACCTAGCTATTTTGGGACAAGCCAATTATTTTATTGGTAACTGTGTATCATCATTCACAGCGTTTGTAAAGCGTGATAGAGATACTAAAGGATTACCTTCAGAATTTTGGTCATTTCCTGATaggaaaaaatttaaacatGAAGAACTCTAA
- the LOC123866504 gene encoding alpha N-terminal protein methyltransferase 1-like: MNKESVINYKKASEYWAEIPATLDGVLGGFGFISDIDIDGSTLFLQSILSSKNAPATRSALDCGAGIGRITKYLLAPHFDTVDVIEPDEKFIKSIIDFVGEYKIKMGKLYQISLQKFEPEKKYDVIWNQWVLGYLTDKDLVSYLQCCRNALAQNGVLIVKENVTSSGKTEGDETDSSVTRPLKEYLRIFKLAKLKRIKQCKQTNFPTGIYPVYMFALIPNDDNIETS; this comes from the exons ATGAATAAAGAAAGTGTTATTAATTACAAGAAAGCTTCAGAATATTGGGCTGAGATACCAGCTACACTGGACGGAGTACTTGGAGGTTTTGGTTTCATATCAGATATTGATATTGATGGCTCAACATTGTTCCTGCAGTCAATATTATCTTCAAAGAATGCTCCAGCCACTAGATCTGCTCTTGATTGTGGCGCCGGCATTGGCAGAATCACTAAGTATTTACTGGCACCACACTTTGACACTGTAGATGTCATTGAACCTGacgaaaaatttattaaatccataataGATTTTGTTGGagagtataaaattaaaatgggtaAACTATACCAAATAAGTTTACAAAAGTTTGAACCAGAGAAAAAATATGATGTAATTTGGAACCAATGGGTTTTAGGTTACCTAACTGATAAAGATTTGGTTTCATACCTCCAATGTTGCAG GAATGCACTTGCACAAAACGGTGTTTTGATTGTAAAAGAGAATGTCACATCATCAGGTAAGACGGAAGGAGATGAAACAGATTCTTCAGTTACACGACCATTAAAGGAGTacttaagaatatttaaactaGCCAAACTTAAAAGGATAAAGCAgtgcaaacaaacaaacttccCGACAGGAATATACCCTGTTTACATGTTTGCGCTCATTCCTAATGATGACAATATTGAGACAAGTTAG